The Bacillota bacterium genome contains the following window.
CGGTTGCATCGTGCGTCTCCTGTGAGCTATACTTTTCTGGTACGTTCGACGCACTTTCGGCGATTCCTTGCTTACGGCTAACATCGTTTGGAGAAGACGACTCAAGGAGGGAGACGAACGCAATGGCAGTACGAATACCCTTTGTTGGGATAGTCGGCATGGGGGTGATACTCATCACGGGCTGCATCACTGCTCAACATCAATCGCCCTCATCCGAGGTGAAGGGGGCAGCTTCCGTGAGAACCCTTCGGCAAGGTATACGAGGTGAGGGGGTTCCCGCGTTCTGGGTACGACCGGGTTATCGCGTGGACCTGGTAGCGGAAGGTATCGAGAACCCCAGATTCATGGAGTTCGACGACCGGGGCACCCTGTATCTTAGCCGTCCGCAGAAGGGAGATATCCTCGCCCTGCGCAAACGCGGTGAACGGTATGAAGTGGTCAATACGTTCGTGAGCGGTTATCCGACGGTTCACGGAATGCACTTCGCGGACGGATGGTTGTGGTTTACTCAGACAGGGGCTATTCACCGTGCGCGGGACCGCAACGGCGACGGCAAGGCGGACGAAGTGGTTACTGTCATCCCGGAAGGCTCTTTGCCGCGCGGGGGAGGACACTGGTGGCGCCCCATTCTGGTTACCGACCGCTATATTTACACCGCCATCGGTGACGCCGGCAATATCAACGATGAAACGGCTACGGAGCGGCAGAAAATCTGGCGATTCCGAAAGGACGGCACGGGCAAAACTCTGTTCGCCAGCGGTATTCGCAATACCGAGAAACTGCGCCTGCGTCCGGGCACGCAAGAGGTCTGGGGGGTAGACCACGGCAGCGACTGGTTCGGACGACCGCTGGGCGAGCGAGCGGGGTTCCAGCCGGTCACGGATTTCAATCCGCCAGACGAGTTGAATCACTACGAGGAAGGA
Protein-coding sequences here:
- a CDS encoding PQQ-dependent sugar dehydrogenase; its protein translation is MAVRIPFVGIVGMGVILITGCITAQHQSPSSEVKGAASVRTLRQGIRGEGVPAFWVRPGYRVDLVAEGIENPRFMEFDDRGTLYLSRPQKGDILALRKRGERYEVVNTFVSGYPTVHGMHFADGWLWFTQTGAIHRARDRNGDGKADEVVTVIPEGSLPRGGGHWWRPILVTDRYIYTAIGDAGNINDETATERQKIWRFRKDGTGKTLFASGIRNTEKLRLRPGTQEVWGVDHGSDWFGRPLGERAGFQPVTDFNPPDELNHYEEGKFYGHPFIVGNRLPRIEYHQRPDILELAAKTEPPAWSFGAHWAANSFTFLTKTHFPGHQGDMFVACRGSWNRSVPDGYRVERVLFDQVTGRPYGSLTIVKTLSPENRVLARPVDCVEAPDGSVLFTCDTTNRIYRISWAGQDTKSDGGDDGQSR